The sequence ATAAGCAAATATTTTGTAAAACGTTTGTAAAGGAAGCAAATAAAAAAAGACAAAGAGCCACTGCCCTTTGTCGATTTCAATCTTTGCCCTGCTATGAGTTTAGAGGCTTCATATGTTCCGGAAGAGGATAGGCACCGTCTTCGTCATGGACTTCTTCGCCTGTAACGGGTGGATTAAACACACAGACCATGCGCATATCGGTCTTCGCCCGCAGTAAGTGCTCATCATTTTTGTCGAGCACATAACATTCGTATTGCTTGACTGGCCATACTTTGCCATCTTTTACCGTCTCCACTTCGCCTTCCCCTTCAATCACGTAAACAGATTCAAGATGGTATTTGTACCAAAGATGCGTTTCTGTGCCAGCTTTAATTTGCGTGTCATGCAAAGAATAACCCATACCGTCTGACTCGACAACAATGCGCTGGCTCCGCCAATTGCCACCGTCTACATCCCGGTTCGTGCCAATAATGTCTGCCAGTTTAACTACTTTCATTTTCTCTCCTCCAATGATTAAGTAACTAATGCTTGTTTAAGTTGTGACAGGCTCTTTTACGCCAAGGACAGCGCGTACGCTTTCTTCTATAATGGCAAAGCCTCTTTCTAAGTCCTCATCTGAAATCGTGAGCGGCGGGAACAGCTTAAAGACTTCATCTTCTGGTCCGGCCGTTTCCATGATTAGGCCGCGCTTAAATGCTTCAGCCGCTATTTTTCCAGCTAGGCCGTCTACTTTTGAACCGATTCCAGCCATAAAGCCCCTTCCTTTTACACAACCATTCATTTCTGGATATGAATCGACGAGCTTCGTTAAAAAGGCATGGATTTTCTTTGACTTGTCTTTAATCGCTTGTTCAAACGATGGGTCTTCCCAGTAGGACAATGCTGCCGTTGCTGTAATAAAGGCATGGTTGTTTCCACGGAATGTGCCATTATGCTCGCCTGGAGCCCAAATATCAAGTTCAGGTTTGAAAAGAGTGAGTGCTAATGGCAATCCATATCCGCCAATTGATTTAGACAGGCAGACAATGTCAGGCGTAATGCCTGCTTCCTCAAAGCTAAAAAACGTTCCTGTGCGTCCAATCCCCGCTTGGACATCATCGATAATCATTAAAATGTCGTATTTCTTGCAAATGCGCTCTAATTGCTGTAACCATTCCATACGTGCGGCATTAATGCCGCCCTCTCCTTGAACAGTTTCGAGAATGACGGCCGCCGGAATGTCTACTCCAGAGCCGTTGTCACGTAAAAACTGTTCGAGATAGCGAAGTGTATCGACTTCTTCATCTCCAAATTTGTCATACGGCATCGTTACAACATTAGTCAAAGGGATGCCTGCCCCTTTTCGTTTAGAAGCATTCCCTGTTACCGAAAGCGACCCAATTGTCATCCCGTGGAAGCCATTTGTAAAGCTGATGATTTCTGTTCTCCCTGTCACCTTGCGAGCCAGCTTCAAGGCTGATTCAACTGTATTTGTGCCTGTTGGACCAGGAAACATCACTTTGTAATTGAGCTTTCGTGGCTTTAAAATTACTTCGTTCAATTTTTTTAGAAATGCTGCTTTTGGCTTTGTGGCCATATCGAGTGAATGGGTGATTCCGTCATCGGCAATATAATCGATAAGAGCACGCTTCATTTTTTCATCATTGTGGCCGTAATTGAGCGCCCCTGCCCCAGAAAAAAAGTCGATGTATTCCGTTCCGTCCTCATCCCACATTTTCCAGCCTTTTGCCTTCGTGAAAACAGCCGGGAAGCTGCGGCAGTAACTACGCACTTTTGATTCCAATTCATTGAAAATGCTCATTGTTTCATTCACTGTCAGTTGTTCCTCCTTCATTTTTTCGTTCAAGAACGAAGTGGTCCAATGCGAAACGTGTTTTCTTGTTCATGGCTTTCTCCAGGAAATAAATGTTCCGAAAAACAACTAGACACTTGGCAGTCTGTTTGATGGATTCGGGCTAATTTCCTGAATAACGCTTGCGAAGCTTTGTTTGAAGGCGTTACCGTTGCTTCCACGTAACGGATATCCTTGCATGCCTCTCGCTCAATCAGCTTATTGATCAAGTCAAGGCCGAGCCCTCGCCCCCGTTGGGACGCTGCTACCCCGATTTGCCAAATAAACAACGTATCTTGCTGTTTAGGAGGAATAAAAGCGGTAATAAATCCTACTACTTCATCGCCGTCTTTTGCCACAATACATGTATCGTCAAAATATTCGCACATCATAATGTACTTGTAGGACGAGTTTGTATCGAGCGAAGACGATTTCGCCAGTTGCCACATTGCCGCGCCATCTTCCACGGTTGGCTTTGTTAACGTTAGTACTGGTG is a genomic window of Shouchella clausii containing:
- the ectB gene encoding diaminobutyrate--2-oxoglutarate transaminase, encoding MNETMSIFNELESKVRSYCRSFPAVFTKAKGWKMWDEDGTEYIDFFSGAGALNYGHNDEKMKRALIDYIADDGITHSLDMATKPKAAFLKKLNEVILKPRKLNYKVMFPGPTGTNTVESALKLARKVTGRTEIISFTNGFHGMTIGSLSVTGNASKRKGAGIPLTNVVTMPYDKFGDEEVDTLRYLEQFLRDNGSGVDIPAAVILETVQGEGGINAARMEWLQQLERICKKYDILMIIDDVQAGIGRTGTFFSFEEAGITPDIVCLSKSIGGYGLPLALTLFKPELDIWAPGEHNGTFRGNNHAFITATAALSYWEDPSFEQAIKDKSKKIHAFLTKLVDSYPEMNGCVKGRGFMAGIGSKVDGLAGKIAAEAFKRGLIMETAGPEDEVFKLFPPLTISDEDLERGFAIIEESVRAVLGVKEPVTT
- the ectA gene encoding diaminobutyrate acetyltransferase gives rise to the protein MVQTPVLTLTKPTVEDGAAMWQLAKSSSLDTNSSYKYIMMCEYFDDTCIVAKDGDEVVGFITAFIPPKQQDTLFIWQIGVAASQRGRGLGLDLINKLIEREACKDIRYVEATVTPSNKASQALFRKLARIHQTDCQVSSCFSEHLFPGESHEQENTFRIGPLRS
- a CDS encoding ectoine synthase, whose product is MKVVKLADIIGTNRDVDGGNWRSQRIVVESDGMGYSLHDTQIKAGTETHLWYKYHLESVYVIEGEGEVETVKDGKVWPVKQYECYVLDKNDEHLLRAKTDMRMVCVFNPPVTGEEVHDEDGAYPLPEHMKPLNS